The Actinoplanes sp. N902-109 genomic interval TCAGTAGCGCGAGCGCAGCACCACCAGGGTGTGCCCGCCGACCTCGTGCACGCCGCCGGCTTTGACGGTCTTCTTGCGGTTGGCCAGCAGCGGGTCGGCGGTGTCGACGACGATCTCCCAGCCGGCGCCGAAGGAGCGCGGCGGCAGGGTGAAGCTGACCTGTTCGCCGAGCGGGTTGAACAGCAGCAGGAACGACTTGTCCTCGATGGGCTCGCCGAGGGCGTCGGTCTCCGGGATGCCCTCGCCGTTGAGGAACACGGTCATGGTCATGCCGGACTGCTCGTTCCAGTCCTCCGGGGTCATCGTCTCGCCGTCGCGGCGCAGCCAGGCGATGTCCGGGGTCTTGGTGTCGCCGGCCGGGTCGCCGGTGAAGAAGCGGCGGCGCCGGAAGATCGGGTGCTCGGCACGCAGCTTGGTCAGGCTCTGGGTGAACAGGGTGAGCACGTCGTGGTGGCGTGCGTCGGCCCAGTCGATCCAGCTGAGGTCGTTGTCCTGGGCGTAGACGTTGTTGTTGCCGCGCTGGCTACGGCCCAGCTCGTCGCCGTGGGCGATCATCGGCACGCCCTGGCTGAGCAGCAGCGTGGCCAGGAAGTTGCGCTTCTGCCGTTCCCGCAGCTTGATGACCTCGGCGTCGTCGGTCTCGCCCTCGGCACCGCAGTTCCACGAGCGGTTGTGGCTCTCGCCGTCGCGGTTCTCCTCGCCGTTGGCCTCGTTGTGCTTCTCGTTGTACGAGACCAGGTCGTGCAGGGTGAACCCGTCGTGCGCGGTGACGAAGTTGATCGAGGCGATGGGGCGCCGGCCGTCGATCTCGTACAGGTCGGACGAGCCGGTGAAGCGCGAGGCGAACTCGCCGAGGCTGGCCGGTTCGCCGCGCCAGAAGTCGCGCACGCTGTCGCGGTACTTGCCGTTCCACTCGGTCCACAGCGGCGGGAAGCCACCGACCTGGTAGCCGCCGTCGCCGACGTCCCAGGGCTCGGCGATCAGCTTGACCTGGCTCACCACCGGGTCCTGGTTGACCAGGTCGAAGAACGCGGCGAGCCGGTTGACCTCGTGGAACTCGCGGGCCAGCGACGCCGCCAGGTCGAAGCGGAACCCGTCGACGTGCATCTCGGTGACCCAGTAACGCAGCGAGTCCATGATCAGCCGCAGCGATTCGTGGTGACGCACGTTGAGGCTGTTGCCGGTGCCGGTGGTGTCGTAGTAGTACTGCTTGTCCTCGTCGACCAGCCGGTAGTAGGCCGGGTTGTCGATGCCGCGGAACGACAGCGTGGGCCCGAGGTGGTTGCCCTCGGCGGTGTGGTTGTAGACCACGTCGAGGATCACCTCGATGCCGGCCGCGTGCAGCGCCTTGACCATCGACTTGAACTCCTGCACCTGCCCGCCGCGCCCGCCGAACGAGGAGTAGTCGTTGTGCGGGGCGAAGAAGCCGATGGTGTTGTAACCCCAGTAGTTCGTCAGGCCGCGGTCGATCAGCGTGCTGTCGTGCACGAACT includes:
- the glgX gene encoding glycogen debranching protein GlgX, which encodes MKIWPGNPYPLGATYDGGGTNFALFSEVAERVELCLFDDDGNETRVDLPEREALVWHGYLPRVVPGQRYGYRVHGPYDPSRGLRCNPSKLLLDPYAKAIDGHNDWSNALFSYEFGDPGQLNEADSAPYAMRSVVVNPWFDWGNDRPLRTPMYETVIYEAHIKGMTAANPKVPEDVRGTYSGLAHPAMIEHFKQLGVTAVELMPVHQFVHDSTLIDRGLTNYWGYNTIGFFAPHNDYSSFGGRGGQVQEFKSMVKALHAAGIEVILDVVYNHTAEGNHLGPTLSFRGIDNPAYYRLVDEDKQYYYDTTGTGNSLNVRHHESLRLIMDSLRYWVTEMHVDGFRFDLAASLAREFHEVNRLAAFFDLVNQDPVVSQVKLIAEPWDVGDGGYQVGGFPPLWTEWNGKYRDSVRDFWRGEPASLGEFASRFTGSSDLYEIDGRRPIASINFVTAHDGFTLHDLVSYNEKHNEANGEENRDGESHNRSWNCGAEGETDDAEVIKLRERQKRNFLATLLLSQGVPMIAHGDELGRSQRGNNNVYAQDNDLSWIDWADARHHDVLTLFTQSLTKLRAEHPIFRRRRFFTGDPAGDTKTPDIAWLRRDGETMTPEDWNEQSGMTMTVFLNGEGIPETDALGEPIEDKSFLLLFNPLGEQVSFTLPPRSFGAGWEIVVDTADPLLANRKKTVKAGGVHEVGGHTLVVLRSRY